The genomic region TGCTCGGCGACCGGTCGGTGCGACGCGGACACGGCGGGACACTGCGGACACGTCCTACGCCCCGGGCCAGAGCCCGTCCGGGGTGAGGCCGAGCAGGTCGATCGCGTTGCCGCGGACGATGCGGTCCACCACGTCGGGCGCGAGGTGCCCCATCTGCGCCTCGCCGACCTCCCTGGACTTCGGCCAGGTCGAGTCGGAGTGCGGGTAGTCCGTCTCGTACAGCACGTTCCCCACCCCGATCGAGTCGAGGTTCTTCAGGCCGAACGCGTCGTCGAAGAAGCAGCCGTAGACGTGCTCGGTGAACAGCTCGGACGGCGGCCGGTGCACCTTGTCCGCCACCCCGCCCCAGCCGCGGTTCTCCTCCCAGACCACGTCGGCGCGCTCCAGGATGTACGGGATCCAGCCGATCTGCCCCTCGGCGTACATGATCTTCAGGTTCGGGAAGCGCTCGAACTTGCCGCTCATCAGCCAGTCGACCATCGAGTAGCAGCAGTTGGCGAAGGTGATCGTCGAACCCACCGCGGGCGGGGCGTCCGCCGAGGTCGAGGGCATCTTCGACGAGGAGCCGATGTGCATCCCGATGACCGTGCCCGTCTCGTCGCACGCGGCGAGGAAGGGGTCCCAGTCGTCCGAGTGGATGGACGGCAGTCCCAGGTGCGGGGGTATCTCGGAGAACGCCACCGCGCGCACCCCGCGTGCGGCGTTGCGCCTGACCTCGGCCGCCGCGAGCTCCGCGTCCCACAGCGGGACGATCGGCAGCGGGATGAGGCGGCCGTGCGCCTCGGGGCCGCACCACTCCTCGACCATCCAGTCGTTGTAGGCGCGTACACCGAGGAGCCCCAGCTCCCGGTCCTTCGCCTCGGTGAAGGTCTGGCCGCAGAAGCGCGGGAAGGTCGGGAAGCAGAGGGCGGACTGGACGTGGTTGACGTCCATGTCGGCGAGGCGGTCGGGCACCGAGAAGGAGCCGGGCCGCATCTGTTCGTAGGTGATGACTTCGAGTTTGATGTCGTCCCTGTCGTAGCCGACCGCCGTGTCCAGGCGGGTCAGCGGCCGGTGCAGGTCCTCGTACACCCACCAGTCGCCGATCGGCCCGTCGTCGCCCTTGGCACCCATGACCGGGGCGAACTTTCCGCCCATGAAGGTCATTTCCTTCAAAGGTGCGCGAACGATACGCGGGCCGACGTCCCGGTACTTCGACGGGAGCCGGTCCTGCCAGACATGGGGAGGTTCCACCGTGTGGTCGTCCACCGAGATGATCTTCGGGAAGGTCTCCATGTCCTCCACCGTAGCGCCGATCTGACGAACCGTCAGCTCTCTGTACCGTGGTCGTCCCGCCGTCGTACCGTCGTACGTCGGCGAAGAGCTCGGCGAGGAGCTTGGCGAAGAGCTTGTGGAGAGGGACCACCCAGAGCTGACGCAGTCGCCATGAACAAGGCAAACTGGCCTGTGCCATACGAGCGGTACGGGCAGCAGGGCATGCGGCAGGAGGCAGAGGCAGCTATGGACCGTGACAGCGGGCCGCGCGTACCGGAGCAGCGGACACCGCGGCAGACCCCGGACCAGGGGCTCTGCTTCAGCGTGCTCGGACCGGTACGCGCCTGGCGGAACGGCGAGGCGCTGCCGCCGGGTTCCCCGCAGCAGCGCGCGCTGCTGGCCGCACTGCTGACACGGGACGGCCGCACGGCCACCGCGGGCGAGCTGATCGACGCGATCTGGGGCGACGACCCGCCCTCGCAGGCGCTGGCCGCGGTACGGACGTACGCCTCCCGGCTGCGCAAGATCCTCGATCCGGGGGTCCTGGTCAGCGAGTCGGGCGGGTACGCGATCCGGATCCGGGCCGAGGCCGTCGACCTCAACCGGGCCCAGCAGCTGGCCGTGAGCGCCGAGAAGGCCACCGCGTCCGGTGACCGCGCGGCGGCCCGCGCCCTGATCGACGAGGCCCTCGAACTGTGGGACGGCGAGCCGCTGGCGAACGTGCCGGGGCCGTACGCCGAGACCCAGCGCGCCCGCCTGGAGGAGTGGCGGCTCCAGCTCACCGAGTCGCGGCTGGACATGGACCTGGAGGTCGGCGCCCACGCGGAGGCGGTCTCCGAGCTGACGGCCCTGACCGCGGCCCACCCGCTGCGCGAACGCCTGCGGGAGCTCCTCATGCTGGCGCTGTACCGCAGCGGGCGGCAGGCGGAGGCGCTGGCCGTGTACGCCGACACGCGCCGGCTGCTCGCCGACGAACTGGGCGTCGACCCGAGACCGGAGCTGGCCAGGCTCCAGCAGCGCATCCTGCAGGCCGACGCGGAGCTGGCCCGCCCCGCCGAGGAACCCGAACCCGCCGCGCCCACCGCCGCGCGCCCGGCACAGCTCCCGGCCACCGTCCCGGACTTCACCGGCCGGGCCTCCTTCGTCAAGGAGCTGAGCGAACGGCTCGCCACCGACGAGGGATCCGTGATGGCCGTGTCGGCGCTGGCGGGCATCGGCGGCGTGGGCAAGACCACGCTCGCCGTGCACGTGGCGCACGCGGCCCGGCCGTACTTCCCGGACGGCCAGCTGTACGTCGACCTCCAGGGCGCGGGGGCACGGGCCGCCGAACCGGAGACCGTACTCGGCTCGTTCCTGCGCGCCCTCGGTACGCAGGACTCCGCCATCCCGGACTCCCTCGACGAACGCGCCGCGCTCTACCGCACCGCGCTCGACGGCCGCCGGGTGCTGGTCCTGCTCGACAACGCCCGGGACGCGGCCCAGATCCGCCCGCTGCTGCCCGGTACGACGGGCTCGGCGGCACTGGTCACCAGCCGCGCCCGGATGGTCGACCTGGCGGGCGCGCACCTGATCGACCTGGACGTGATGTCGCCCGAGGAGGCGCTCCAGCTCTTCACGAAGATCGTCGGCGAGGAGCGGGTCACCAGCGAACGCCAGGCGTCCCTGGACGTGGTGGCCGCCTGCGGCTTCCTGCCGCTGGCCATCCGCATCGCGGCCTCCCGCCTGGCCGCCCGCCGCACCTGGACGGTCTCGGTGCTGGCCGCGAAGCTCGCCGACGAGCGGCGCAGGCTGGACGAGCTCCAGGCGGGCGACCTCGCGGTGAAGGCGACGTTCGAGCTGGGCTACGGCCAGCTGGAGCCGCAGCAGGCCCGCGCGTTCCGCCTGCTGGGCCTGGCCGACGGCCCGGACATCTCGCTGGCGGCTGCCGCCTCCGTACTGAACATGCCGGCCAGGGAGGCCGAGGACCTGCTGGAGTCGCTGGTCGACACCTCACTGCTGGAGTCGGCGGCGCCCGGCCGGTACCGCTACCACGACCTCGTACGGCTCTACGCGCGTGCGTGCGCCGAGCGCGACGAACACCCGCCGGTGGAGCGGGAGCTGGCGCTGTCGCGGCTGCTGGACTTCTATCTGGCGACGGCGGCGCGGGTGTACGCGATCGAGCGGCCCGGCGACCGGCTGGTGGACCACCTGGAGCCGACGACGTACCAGGGCCTGGTCTTCACGCACCGGCACGACGCGCAGGACTGGCTGTACTCGGAGGCGATGTCGCTGCTGGCCTGCGTACGCCAGTCGACGCGGCCGGGCACGCTGCGGCGGGCGGTGGACCTGCTCTGGGCCTCGCTGGACCTGGCCGAGTCGGGGGCCAACTCGAAGGAGTACAGCTACGCCGCCACCCTGCTGCGGGACGCGGCGCGCGCCGGACGGGACGAACACGCCGAGGGACGGGCGGCCATCACCCTGACCTATGTGCACCATGTCGCGGGGCGGTTCGAGCAGGCCGGTCAGGAGGCGCAGGAGGCGGACCGGCTCGCCCTGCGGACCGCGGACCGGCTGTCCGCGTGCTGGGCGGCCAACCTGCTGGGCATCATGGCGTTCTACCAGGGCCACTTCGACACCGGGACGGAGCATCTCACCCGGGCCCTCGAAGGGTTCCGCGACTGCGGGGACATGGCGGGCGAGGCCAGCGCGCTGTGCAATCTGTCGCGGCTGCGCCTCGTCACCGGAGACGTCACCGACGCGGTGTTGCTCTCCCGTCAGGGCACGGAGATGTACGACCGCATGGGACACGCGCTCAAGGGGGCCAACGGCCGCTACGCGCTGGGGCTCGCGCTGACCCAGAGCGGTCAGCTCACCGCCGCCGCGGACCAGCTGAAGGAGGCCTTGGACGTGTTCCGTGACAGCCGCCAGCGCCTGTGGGAGGGGATGGCTCTCTTCCGGCTGGCCGAGGTCGACATCGCGGCGGGCCGCCCGGCCCAGGCGGCGGCCGGGGCGGAGATGGCGCTGACCGTGCTGCGCGGCATCGGTGGCCAGTGGCGGCGCGGGAACGTACTCACCGCGCTGGGCCGCGCGCTGACCGGCATAGGGCAGTCCGACCGCGCGCGGGTCTGCTGGCTGGAGGCGCTGACCATCTACGAGGAGCTGAAGTCACCGGAGGCGGACGGGGTACGCGCCCTGCTGACGCCCGCCGCGGCGGCCTGAGGCCCGTCGTCGGCGGTGGCCCGAGGCCCGTCAGCGGCGGCCCGAAGCCCGTCGTCGGTGGCCTGACGCGTCGTCGGCGGCCTGGCGCCCAGGGGCCCCGCTGTACGGCCGGAGGCGGAACGCCGTTGCCGTTCATCGTTTGTTTATCGCGGTCCGACATACTTCATTCCATCGACGACCCGCCGCAACGGGGGGTACACGGGTCGTCAGAACAGGTCCCACACCCGCGGACCAGGGTGACGGATCTGTGGAAGGTCCGTCCGGCAGCGCTCGGGGGAGCAGCCGGACGGACCTCGATATCCATCCCGCGCATACTTTCAGGGAGTTGAGCACCATGGCCGCAGAGCCGAAGACTGATGCGCCCACCGATCCGGACAACGCACACATCACGGACAAGCCGACTGTCGCGCCTGCCAACGCGCACATCACGGACAAGCCGACTGCTGCGAAGACCACGGTGAAGCCCGCCAACGCGCACATCACCGACAAGACCGCGTGAGCTGAGATCGAGTCCGCGAACCGGGACCGGGTTCGCGTGAGCCGAGACCATCACGACGGGGCACGGGGGAACCGGGGGAACAGTGGCTGTGGTGGCCCGGAGGGGGAGCCACCACGGCCACTGCCGCATGTCCGCACCCACCCGTAAAGAAAAGAGCTGCCATGACCCTGACGAAGAAGCTGTTCACCACCGCCGCCTTAGTGGTCGCCACAGCCGCGGTGTCCGCGGCGCCGGCCCTGGCCAACGCCCATGCGACGGCCCCCGGCCCGGACACCGTCCGCGTCCGGACCGGCCCCACCGTGGGCCCGGACAACGGCCACATCACTTCGGTCCCGCTGGAGTCCCGCGCCGGGTGACGAACCCGTCGGCCGTGGGACCGGCACGCGCTGCCGGTCCCACGGCTCCGGACGGACCGCACCGGCCCCGGACGGACCGCACCGGTACCCGCGGGCCGCGGGCCGCGGGCCGCGGGCCGCGGGCCGCGGAGCTTCTTCTTCAGGCCGTCGGTCAGTGATCGTCAGACCCAGGGCGGGGCCCGCGGCCCGTCACTCCGCGCGCAGCCCCTGCCCCCGTCCCCGCAGCACCGTCTTCAGCACCTTCCCGCTCGCGTTCCGCGGCAGTTCCGCGACGAACTCGACCGCCCGGGGCACCTTGTAGTTCGCCATCTCGCGCCGCGCCCAGGCGATCAGGTCGTCCGAGGTGAGCGTCGAGCCAGGGCGCCGTACCGCGTACGCCTTGCCGACCTCGCCCAGCCGGCCGTCCGGTACGCCGATCACTGCGACGTCGGCCACGTCCGGGTGCAGGCCGAGCAGTTGCTCTATCTCCGCCGGGTACGCGTTGAAGCCGCCGACGATGAACATGTCCTTGATCCGGTCGGTGATCCGCAGATTGCCCGCCGCGTCCAGTACCCCCACGTCGCCCGTCCGCAGCCAGCCGTCCTCCGTGAAGGCCTCCGCCGTCTCCTCGGGTGCCTCGAAGTACCCCTGCATGACGTGGAATCCGCGTACCTGCACCTCGCCGGGCCCGTCCGGGTCGGCGGACACCACGCGCACCTCCGTGTCCGGGATCGCCCGCCCCGAGGTCGAGGCGATCACCTCCGCCTCGTCGCCCCGGCGGCACATCGTCACGATGCCGCTCGCCTCGGAGAGGCCGTACGCGGTCAGCACCGTCGAGATGTGCAGCTCCCCACGCAGCCGCTCGACGAGCCGCAGCGGCACCACCGCGGCTCCCGTCACCACCAGCCGCAGCGCGCTGAGGTCGTGCTGGTCGCGGGCCGGGTGGTCGAGGAGCGACTGGTGGAGGGTGGGCGGTCCCGGCAGCACCGAGATGCGTTCGGCCGCGATGTTGGCGAGCGCCGTGTCCACGTTGAAGACCGGCTGCGGGACCATCGTGGCGCCCCGCATCAGACAGGCGATGACGCCCGCCTTGTAGCCGAAGGTGTGGAAGAAGGGGTTGACGATGAGGTAGCGGTCGCCTTCGCGCAGACCGGCGAGATCGCACCAGATGCCGTAGCCGCGCAGGGTCTGGGCGTGGGTGATCACCGCGCCCTTGGGGCGGCCCGTGGTGCCCGAGGTGAAGATGATGTCGGAGGGGTCGTCGGTGGCTACCGCGTCCGCCCGTTCCCGTACGGCTGCCGCCGGGATGTGTTCGCCGCCGGCCAGGAAGTCCTTCCAGGTCCGGAAGGTGTCGGGGGCGTCGTCCGCCAGGACCACCACCTCCTCCAGATGCGGGAGTGAGGGCAGCGGGCCGGTTCCCGGGCCCTTCGCCGTGGCCCGCCGCAGGGACGCCACGTACGAGGTGCCGAGGAAGGTGCCGGTGACGAAGAGCATCCGCGCGCGGCTCTGCTCCAGTACGTACGCCGCCTCCGCGCCCTTGAAGCGCGTGTTCAGCGGAACGAGCACCGCGCCCGCCGTCACCGCGCCCAGCGCCGAGACGATCCAGTCGACGGTGTTCGGCGCCCAGACCGCCACCCGGTCGCCCGCGCGGACCCCCGACGCCATGCACGCCGCCGCCGCCCGCTCGACCCGTTCGCCGAGTTCCGTGTACGAAATCCGGGTACGGCCGTCGACGACGGCCTCCCGGTCCCCGTACCGTTCGGCAGCGGACCGCACCAGCGCCGGAATGCTGCCCCACTCCAAGTCCCCGCGCATCGCATGCCTCCCAGAACCCAGTAGCTGACTATCCGTCAGATTAGCTGTAGCCTTCCCCGCTGTCAGCAGTCAGGACGTCCCCGGAGGTGGCCGATGGCAGTGGCGACGCTCAAAGACGCAACAGCGATAGTCGGGGTCGGTCAGACCCCCTTCGCCAAACAACTCCCCGAATCCGAGAAGACGTTGGCCTGCCGGGCGATCCTCGCCGCGCTGGACGACGCCGGGATCGCACCGTCCGAGGTGGACGCGTTCTCCTCGTACACCATGGAGGAGACCGACGAGGTCGAGGTCGCCAAGGCCGTCGGCGCCGGTGACGTGACCTTCTTCTCCAAGATCGGTTACGGCGGCGGCGGATCCTGCGCCACCGTCGCGCACCTCGCGGCGGCCGTCGCGACCGGGCAGGCGACCGTCGGGGTCGCCTGGCGCTCCCGCAAACGCGGCAGCGGTCCGCGCCCCTGGAAGAACACGGCCGTCCAACTCCCCACCCCGGCCCAGTGGACCCGCCC from Streptomyces sp. NBC_01267 harbors:
- a CDS encoding AfsR/SARP family transcriptional regulator, producing MDRDSGPRVPEQRTPRQTPDQGLCFSVLGPVRAWRNGEALPPGSPQQRALLAALLTRDGRTATAGELIDAIWGDDPPSQALAAVRTYASRLRKILDPGVLVSESGGYAIRIRAEAVDLNRAQQLAVSAEKATASGDRAAARALIDEALELWDGEPLANVPGPYAETQRARLEEWRLQLTESRLDMDLEVGAHAEAVSELTALTAAHPLRERLRELLMLALYRSGRQAEALAVYADTRRLLADELGVDPRPELARLQQRILQADAELARPAEEPEPAAPTAARPAQLPATVPDFTGRASFVKELSERLATDEGSVMAVSALAGIGGVGKTTLAVHVAHAARPYFPDGQLYVDLQGAGARAAEPETVLGSFLRALGTQDSAIPDSLDERAALYRTALDGRRVLVLLDNARDAAQIRPLLPGTTGSAALVTSRARMVDLAGAHLIDLDVMSPEEALQLFTKIVGEERVTSERQASLDVVAACGFLPLAIRIAASRLAARRTWTVSVLAAKLADERRRLDELQAGDLAVKATFELGYGQLEPQQARAFRLLGLADGPDISLAAAASVLNMPAREAEDLLESLVDTSLLESAAPGRYRYHDLVRLYARACAERDEHPPVERELALSRLLDFYLATAARVYAIERPGDRLVDHLEPTTYQGLVFTHRHDAQDWLYSEAMSLLACVRQSTRPGTLRRAVDLLWASLDLAESGANSKEYSYAATLLRDAARAGRDEHAEGRAAITLTYVHHVAGRFEQAGQEAQEADRLALRTADRLSACWAANLLGIMAFYQGHFDTGTEHLTRALEGFRDCGDMAGEASALCNLSRLRLVTGDVTDAVLLSRQGTEMYDRMGHALKGANGRYALGLALTQSGQLTAAADQLKEALDVFRDSRQRLWEGMALFRLAEVDIAAGRPAQAAAGAEMALTVLRGIGGQWRRGNVLTALGRALTGIGQSDRARVCWLEALTIYEELKSPEADGVRALLTPAAAA
- a CDS encoding amidohydrolase family protein, whose protein sequence is METFPKIISVDDHTVEPPHVWQDRLPSKYRDVGPRIVRAPLKEMTFMGGKFAPVMGAKGDDGPIGDWWVYEDLHRPLTRLDTAVGYDRDDIKLEVITYEQMRPGSFSVPDRLADMDVNHVQSALCFPTFPRFCGQTFTEAKDRELGLLGVRAYNDWMVEEWCGPEAHGRLIPLPIVPLWDAELAAAEVRRNAARGVRAVAFSEIPPHLGLPSIHSDDWDPFLAACDETGTVIGMHIGSSSKMPSTSADAPPAVGSTITFANCCYSMVDWLMSGKFERFPNLKIMYAEGQIGWIPYILERADVVWEENRGWGGVADKVHRPPSELFTEHVYGCFFDDAFGLKNLDSIGVGNVLYETDYPHSDSTWPKSREVGEAQMGHLAPDVVDRIVRGNAIDLLGLTPDGLWPGA
- a CDS encoding FadD3 family acyl-CoA ligase translates to MRGDLEWGSIPALVRSAAERYGDREAVVDGRTRISYTELGERVERAAAACMASGVRAGDRVAVWAPNTVDWIVSALGAVTAGAVLVPLNTRFKGAEAAYVLEQSRARMLFVTGTFLGTSYVASLRRATAKGPGTGPLPSLPHLEEVVVLADDAPDTFRTWKDFLAGGEHIPAAAVRERADAVATDDPSDIIFTSGTTGRPKGAVITHAQTLRGYGIWCDLAGLREGDRYLIVNPFFHTFGYKAGVIACLMRGATMVPQPVFNVDTALANIAAERISVLPGPPTLHQSLLDHPARDQHDLSALRLVVTGAAVVPLRLVERLRGELHISTVLTAYGLSEASGIVTMCRRGDEAEVIASTSGRAIPDTEVRVVSADPDGPGEVQVRGFHVMQGYFEAPEETAEAFTEDGWLRTGDVGVLDAAGNLRITDRIKDMFIVGGFNAYPAEIEQLLGLHPDVADVAVIGVPDGRLGEVGKAYAVRRPGSTLTSDDLIAWARREMANYKVPRAVEFVAELPRNASGKVLKTVLRGRGQGLRAE